From Chryseobacterium gallinarum, one genomic window encodes:
- a CDS encoding acyltransferase family protein — protein sequence MKISQITFTRFIAAMAIVISHFNKELFLYKIDYISNIFLKANVGVSYFFILSGFIMIVAYHRKDKIEFLDYYKNRFARIYPLYVVGLLLYLITRYSNFTVYKGILYLLGLQSWIPGEAMILNFPGWSISVEFLFYLIFPVLYNYFYSKNNKSVWVITVIIWIITQVFSNLYAGSSYYQGPHTESHEFLYYFPLMHINEFLAGNLAGIFFIKHSAPKNYDIPVVVVFILILLSLIFVPLFYHNGLMALLFIPLIILISRNNGMLTQLFSLKPLEYLGEASYAVYITHIPVLYILREILKWRKYELTIDYIFWIYMVVVIITSILFYQFIEKPSRDYLKKLNIR from the coding sequence ATGAAAATTAGTCAGATTACATTTACCAGATTCATTGCTGCGATGGCAATTGTCATTTCACATTTTAACAAAGAGCTGTTTCTCTATAAAATAGATTATATTTCAAATATTTTTCTGAAAGCCAATGTAGGAGTAAGCTATTTCTTTATTCTTTCCGGTTTTATTATGATTGTTGCCTATCATAGGAAAGATAAGATTGAATTTCTTGATTATTATAAAAACAGGTTTGCAAGAATTTACCCGTTGTATGTGGTAGGACTATTGCTTTACCTGATAACAAGATATTCAAACTTCACTGTTTACAAAGGGATTTTGTATTTATTAGGACTGCAGAGCTGGATTCCCGGGGAAGCCATGATTCTGAACTTCCCGGGCTGGTCTATTTCTGTAGAATTTTTATTTTACCTTATTTTTCCAGTACTTTATAATTATTTTTATTCCAAAAACAACAAAAGTGTCTGGGTAATTACTGTAATCATCTGGATCATTACACAGGTATTTTCTAACCTGTATGCAGGATCTTCCTATTATCAGGGACCTCATACGGAAAGCCACGAGTTTCTGTATTATTTTCCGTTGATGCATATTAATGAATTTTTAGCAGGTAACCTTGCGGGAATCTTTTTTATAAAACACTCTGCCCCGAAGAATTATGATATTCCTGTAGTTGTAGTCTTCATCCTTATCCTGTTATCGCTCATTTTTGTTCCGCTTTTTTATCACAATGGTCTGATGGCTCTTTTATTTATTCCGCTTATTATTTTGATATCCAGGAATAATGGTATGCTGACTCAATTATTTTCATTAAAGCCTCTGGAGTATTTGGGAGAGGCCAGTTATGCTGTCTATATTACCCATATTCCTGTTTTGTATATTTTGAGAGAGATTCTGAAATGGAGAAAATATGAACTTACTATAGATTATATT